CGCTGGTAATGTTAGTTAAAAGTGATGCTGGACTTGCAACGAAGACCACACCAACTAATAACAACAACAAAATAGCAAACACATTCATAAAATGTTTCGCTGGACGACCGAGGTATTTACCAGCAAGATGAGGAATATTTGCCCCACCGTTACGAATACTTAACATCCCCGTTAAGTAATCATGTACCGCACCGGCAAAAATACAACCGAAAACGATCCACAACATCGCTACCGGTCCATACAACGCCCCTAAAATAGGACCAAAAATCGGACCGGTACCAGCAATATTTAATAACTGGATTAGCCAAATTTTCTTTTTGGTCATTGGCACATAGTCAACACCATCTTGTTGCGTATATGCCGGCGTCTCACGACTTGGATTAATGACAAATACTTTTTCTACAACTTTACTATAGGCAAAATAACCTATCAGCAAAATTGCAACACACAATAAAAACCACAACATAAACAAAACACCTCATACGAATAAAAGAAAACGCTTACTTTACAATCAGAAAAACGGTAAAGTAAGCGTATTTTATGGAGTTGTTATAATTAAGTAAACTAAAGTTTCACGATTTAGCTAAAATTTCTTTGTGATTTTGTGAACTTCGTCACATTTTTTTAACTCAACAGGTTCTTGATCGGGAATTTTATTGCCATTTTCGTCCGCTCTTACGACCGGCATACAACCACAACTGCGTCCTTCAAGGCCGGACTCTTTATAAAATTGATCATATTTTGCCCAAAGGCGCTTGAACCAACTTTTCTCTTGTTCTGCCATACGTCCTCCCGTTATTTAACCAAATGCATTCTTAGTATAATACGAATTAATCCATTCGTTAAGTACAATTGTAATCAATTTGTTGCAAAAACGCCTTAATTTCCGACCGCACTTTTTTTAACCAAACCGCTTTTCCTACGCCTGTGGGGTATATTCCACTATGGAGCAAAAAATCCTGTATTAACGGCGCATTTTCCAAATCATAATGTCTCGCCAAACGTCTTAACGACGGAATTGTCGCCGCTAAAGTGCGGTGAAAATTGGCAAAATTTTGTAAATATCGCCAATCTTCTGCCCGCAATGTCCAATCTGAAGAGGCGGTTTCCCATTTGCTCGCCAGCGGATGAAATGATAATGCCATATCGCGTTGAAATTGCCCCGCAGCCACTTGACAAAAATCTTCTCCCTCCGGACTCAACGGATAGAGCGCAATGGCAGCGTAATGCCCACTGCTGGCTTCCTGATGTTCCCCAATATGCGCCAACACAAAACCACATTTTTGCCAAAATGCCCATAACTTCGGATGATAACCAAAACTCACCGATAAAAAATCCACCGTCGTTTTTTGCAATACTTGCACCAATTGCTGCCCCAGTGTTTTTTGTCGCCATGCCGGCTGCACTGCAATGCGGGAAATACGCAATGAAGTCAATTTACAAGCGGCCGGCAAGTCCCACTGAAATGCCAAGGCTTGCGCTGCAAGATTACCTTTTGGACGCCGCTGCCCGCGACAAATTTGGTTCACCAATGCCGGATCTAGCATCCCACCTTCATGCACCGCCCAAATGCCACCAAGTAATTGTTCCTCCGCTTTTGCCATCACAAACGCTTGCTTAGGCGCATCCAACAAACGTCGTAAATCAATGGGCGAGGTACGATAATGAGCTTGCGTCAATAACGCATAAAAAGCGTCCGGTTGTTTAGCAATCTCCGCTGGCAAATAAGAGCTGATGTGTATGTTCGCGGGTTGAAAATAGGACGGGGTAGGAAATTGAGACTCAATATCTAACAATAACAGCGTTTCAAGAAATGCTTCAATAGGATCGTCT
This portion of the [Pasteurella] aerogenes genome encodes:
- the ypfI gene encoding protein YpfI — encoded protein: MLPRQLTFLVQADIHLFCHNPHLLWVGMAKPDVADFQPTFCLFSQAQNLLGQSFDHIVFDARDGMDLAALAIVCGTLVGGGRLWVLIPVWEEWEQLPDRDSLRWSGEPYPIATPHFVTRLKQCIRQYGFPVLKPNETTISAVDFSSIFVPPTAHHATPEQQDIIRQILLQQSELYFLTAKRGRGKSALLGLLADKLTDPLYLTAPNKNAVHTLTQFSSQTLDFIAPDNLAAQLQHAPQYYQEAWLLVDEAAMIPLPLLAVFAQHFKHVIFSTTTHSYEGTGRGFSLKFQQKIDRTFTHFTLTQPLRWEKDDPIEAFLETLLLLDIESQFPTPSYFQPANIHISSYLPAEIAKQPDAFYALLTQAHYRTSPIDLRRLLDAPKQAFVMAKAEEQLLGGIWAVHEGGMLDPALVNQICRGQRRPKGNLAAQALAFQWDLPAACKLTSLRISRIAVQPAWRQKTLGQQLVQVLQKTTVDFLSVSFGYHPKLWAFWQKCGFVLAHIGEHQEASSGHYAAIALYPLSPEGEDFCQVAAGQFQRDMALSFHPLASKWETASSDWTLRAEDWRYLQNFANFHRTLAATIPSLRRLARHYDLENAPLIQDFLLHSGIYPTGVGKAVWLKKVRSEIKAFLQQIDYNCT